The proteins below come from a single Euleptes europaea isolate rEulEur1 chromosome 5, rEulEur1.hap1, whole genome shotgun sequence genomic window:
- the PFN2 gene encoding profilin-2 isoform X2 — MAGWQGYVDNLMCDGCCQEAAIVGYCDAKYVWAATAGGIFQSITPVEIDMIVGKDREGFFTNGLTLGAKKCSVIRDSLYVDGDCTMDIRTKSQGGEPTYNVAVGRAGRALVMVMGKEGVHGGTLNKKAYELALYLRRSDV, encoded by the exons ATGGCAGGCTGGCAGGGCTACGTGGATAACCTGATGTGCGATGGCTGCTGCCAGGAGGCCGCCATTGTCGGCTACTGTGACGCCAAGTACGTCTGGGCAGCGACGGCCGGGGGCATCTTTCAGAGCATTACG CCTGTAGAAATAGATATGATTGTAGGAAAAGACCGCGAAGGTTTCTTCACCAACGGTCTAACTCTTGGTGCAAAGAAGTGCTCTGTGATCAGAGATAGCCTCTATGTGGACGGTGACTGCACAATGGACATCAGGACAAAGAGTCAAGGTGGCGAGCCAACATATAATGTTGCTGTAGGCAGAGCTGGCCGAG CATTGGTTATGGTCATGGGAAAGGAAGGTGTCCACGGAGGGACACTCAACAAGAAAGCATATGAACTGGCTTTATACCTGAGGAGGTCTGATGTCTAA
- the PFN2 gene encoding profilin-2 isoform X1, translating to MAGWQGYVDNLMCDGCCQEAAIVGYCDAKYVWAATAGGIFQSITPVEIDMIVGKDREGFFTNGLTLGAKKCSVIRDSLYVDGDCTMDIRTKSQGGEPTYNVAVGRAGRVLVFVMGKEGVHGGGLNKKAYSMAKYLRDSGF from the exons ATGGCAGGCTGGCAGGGCTACGTGGATAACCTGATGTGCGATGGCTGCTGCCAGGAGGCCGCCATTGTCGGCTACTGTGACGCCAAGTACGTCTGGGCAGCGACGGCCGGGGGCATCTTTCAGAGCATTACG CCTGTAGAAATAGATATGATTGTAGGAAAAGACCGCGAAGGTTTCTTCACCAACGGTCTAACTCTTGGTGCAAAGAAGTGCTCTGTGATCAGAGATAGCCTCTATGTGGACGGTGACTGCACAATGGACATCAGGACAAAGAGTCAAGGTGGCGAGCCAACATATAATGTTGCTGTAGGCAGAGCTGGCCGAG tCTTGGTCTTTGTAATGGGCAAAGAAGGGGTCCATGGAGGCGGATTGAATAAGAAGGCATACTCAATGGCAAAATACTTGAGAGACTCTGGGTTCTAG